The following are encoded together in the Triticum dicoccoides isolate Atlit2015 ecotype Zavitan chromosome 6B, WEW_v2.0, whole genome shotgun sequence genome:
- the LOC119325127 gene encoding protein NONRESPONDING TO OXYLIPINS 2, mitochondrial-like isoform X1, which produces MASTCFRAAARAATAACRSAASRSMPSVGRSAARRAPLISRAPLELGCCAVMSLLPLHSAVAAARLTSRLSTASRSSSALSQGILCRTYPGL; this is translated from the exons ATGGCCTCGACCTgcttccgcgccgccgcccgcgccgccactGCGGCCTGCCGGTCGGCGGCCTCCCGCTCCATGCCCTCCGTCGgccgctccgccgcccgccgcgcccCGTTAATCTCCAG GGCGCCGCTGGAGCTGGGGTGCTGCGCGGTAATGTCGCTGCTGCCGCTACACAGCGCGGTGGCCGCGGCGAGGCTGACTTCGCGGCTGAGCACGGCGTCCCGGAGCTCCTCCGCTCTCTCTCAGGGTATCCTCTGTCGCACCTATCCCGGACTTTAA
- the LOC119325127 gene encoding protein NUCLEAR FUSION DEFECTIVE 6, mitochondrial-like isoform X2 has product MASTCFRAAARAATAACRSAASRSMPSVGRSAARRAPLISRAPLELGCCAVMSLLPLHSAVAAARLTSRLSTASRSSSALSQEMGLSAPR; this is encoded by the exons ATGGCCTCGACCTgcttccgcgccgccgcccgcgccgccactGCGGCCTGCCGGTCGGCGGCCTCCCGCTCCATGCCCTCCGTCGgccgctccgccgcccgccgcgcccCGTTAATCTCCAG GGCGCCGCTGGAGCTGGGGTGCTGCGCGGTAATGTCGCTGCTGCCGCTACACAGCGCGGTGGCCGCGGCGAGGCTGACTTCGCGGCTGAGCACGGCGTCCCGGAGCTCCTCCGCTCTCTCTCAGG AGATGGGTCTATCTGCTCCAAGGTGA
- the LOC119325127 gene encoding protein NUCLEAR FUSION DEFECTIVE 6, mitochondrial-like isoform X3: MASTCFRAAARAATAACRSAASRSMPSVGRSAARRAPLISRAPLELGCCAVMSLLPLHSAVAAARLTSRLSTASRSSSALSQDENDDT, encoded by the exons ATGGCCTCGACCTgcttccgcgccgccgcccgcgccgccactGCGGCCTGCCGGTCGGCGGCCTCCCGCTCCATGCCCTCCGTCGgccgctccgccgcccgccgcgcccCGTTAATCTCCAG GGCGCCGCTGGAGCTGGGGTGCTGCGCGGTAATGTCGCTGCTGCCGCTACACAGCGCGGTGGCCGCGGCGAGGCTGACTTCGCGGCTGAGCACGGCGTCCCGGAGCTCCTCCGCTCTCTCTCAGG ATGAAAATGATGATACGTGA
- the LOC119325127 gene encoding protein NUCLEAR FUSION DEFECTIVE 6, mitochondrial-like isoform X4 yields the protein MASTCFRAAARAATAACRSAASRSMPSVGRSAARRAPLISRAPLELGCCAVMSLLPLHSAVAAARLTSRLSTASRSSSALSQGT from the exons ATGGCCTCGACCTgcttccgcgccgccgcccgcgccgccactGCGGCCTGCCGGTCGGCGGCCTCCCGCTCCATGCCCTCCGTCGgccgctccgccgcccgccgcgcccCGTTAATCTCCAG GGCGCCGCTGGAGCTGGGGTGCTGCGCGGTAATGTCGCTGCTGCCGCTACACAGCGCGGTGGCCGCGGCGAGGCTGACTTCGCGGCTGAGCACGGCGTCCCGGAGCTCCTCCGCTCTCTCTCAGG GCACATGA
- the LOC119326096 gene encoding uncharacterized protein LOC119326096, which yields MAAVLDGVSSCGSINMRRIDHLLPLPLPCVGESTAASRVSPGSSPARSDASEGAASFYAEPHPEDEPEASAGRSTQMLLAMAAMGGRGGPYGRRPASSYGSCAAWSAGSLTAHRPASPSPICSPVSSKGGDGCRDGGERRDDGDTSSFVTSQQEQEQGRLPTREDFIKCSATPRNIRLQTPRHPSLPDRRANGSSRGPPKFVHKATPARLMRRARSSHNYHGKRTGAIDAVNDWRLPKVSEEEDEAVDQKDWQDDAVSSRVSSARDWNFESDSAYEGSNHDGRAFDHSEVEDCAAAVQRMERRLRCPARKHEENAVHAKLVAWKDAQIAKLIEKLNQKEAQIDKWQKNKVAQARHKLTKTEKKLEKQRAEAIVKMQKAIEDAERRADKKRVKKQAATNSRIDGVKRALEEMSRTGRLPWTLAFL from the exons ATGGCCGCCGTCCTCGACggcgtctcctcctgcggcagcatcAACATGCGCCGCATCGACCACCTCCTCCCGCTCCCGCTCCCCTGCGTCGGCGAGTCGACCGCCGCCTCCCGCGTCTCGCCGGGCTCCTCCCCCGCCCGCTCCGACGCCTCCGAGGGCGCCGCCTCCTTCTACGCCGAGCCCCACCCGGAGGACGAGCCTGAGGCGTCCGCGGGGAGGAGCACGCAGATGCTGCTCGCCATGGCCGCCATGGGCGGGCGCGGCGGCCCCTACGGCCGCCGCCCGGCGTCCTCCTACGGCAGCTGCGCCGCCTGGAGCGCCGGCTCCCTCACCGCTCACCGCCCGGCCTCCCCTTCGCCCATATGCAGCCCCGTCAGCAGCAAAGGTGGCGACGGCTGCCGGGACGGCGGAGAGCGCCGCGACGATGGCGACACGTCCTCCTTCGTCACGTCACAGCAG GAACAAGAGCAAGGGAGGTTACCAACGAGAGAAGATTTCATCAAGTGTTCTGCTACGCCACGAAACATCCGGCTACAGACTCCCAGGCACCCTTCTCTGCCGGACAGGAGAG CTAACGGATCCAGTCGAGGGCCTCCAAAATTCGTCCACAAGGCCACGCCAGCTAGATTGATGCGCCGAGCTCGCTCCTCACATAATTACCATGGGAAGCGCACGGGAGCAATTGATGCTGTCAATGACTGGAGATTGCCTAAAGTAAGTGAAGAGGAAGATGAGGCAGTGGATCAGAAGGACTGGCAGGATGATGCTGTGTCATCTCGTGTATCCTCAG CTCGTGATTGGAACTTCGAGTCGGATAGTGCCTATGAGGGAAGCAATCATGATGGTCGTGCTTTTGACCATTCAGAGGTCGAGGATTGTGCAGCTGCAGTGCAAAGGATGGAGAGACGGCTGCGGTGCCCTGCGAGGAAACATGAGGAAAATGCTGTCCACGCCAAGTTGGTTGCCTGGAAGGATGCACAGATTGCAAAGCTCATAGAAAA GCTGAATCAGAAAGAAGCCCAGATCGATAAATGGCAGAAGAATAAGGTTGCACAGGCCAGGCACAAACTGACAAAAACTGAG AAGAAGTTGGAGAAGCAGAGAGCTGAAGCCATAGTGAAGATGCAGAAGGCGATAGAAGATGCAGAGAGGAGAGCTGATAAGAAGAGAGTCAAGAAGCAGGCAGCCACCAACAGTCGGATAGATGGTGTCAAGAGAGCCCTGGAGGAGATGTCTAGGACAGGAAGGCTACCCTGGACACTTGCTTTTCTGTGA